The segment AGATTTCTCAATCAAAACTTTTCGTTCTTCCAGTGTAAACAAAGCACTCTTTTGAGAAGACTCTGCGACCAACACGATCACTTGATCATAAAGTGGCGACATTCGATTAATAATATCCACATGCCCCATTGTGATCGGATCAAAACTTCCAGGGTAGACTGCAATCTTACTCATGATCTTCTTCTTCCTTCAGAGCGCTTTCGTGACAGAACATACTCAAATACTTATCGCCGTAATCTTTTTTACTAAAACGAACTAAAGATCCATAACGATCTTCCATTCTTTCTTTTGCTTGCGACTCAATCGCCAACTGAGTATTCGGTCCGAAAGCAGCACTGGTACTGGCAGCTTCCATCACATCGTGAGCCATTTTTTCAGTAAATGGCGGATCGGCAAAGATAATATCAAAAGCTTCCCCGGTGTATGCTTTCAAAAATGAAATGACATCCATATTAACGATTTTGTAAGAGCCCGGCGGCACTTTCAGTTTTTCCAGGTTTTGGCGGGTGATCGTTAAAGACTTGGGATTCTTTTCTACAAAGGTACAAAACCTGGCATCACGGGAAAGTGCTTCGATTCCCAAATTGCCTGTCCCACAGAAAAGATCAGCAACTTTGGCATCCCCAATATCAAACTGGAGTTTATTGAATAATGTTTCCTTCACGCGGTCGGTGGTGGGACGAATATGATCGGCCTTAAACGCCACCAACTGATGTCCACGATATTTTCCTGCAATAATTCTCATGACAACAAATCCTCAGCCATCTTTACGATAGCGAATATATCTTCAAATGGCTTCGGTACGAAGACATCGGCGCCCATCTGCTGAGCCGTCTCCATATTATGCTCTCCGGCAAAAGCTGACATCAGGACAACCTTTCCAGAACGCAGATGCCCCATCTCTTTAAGAACCTCGGGCCCATTCAGACCGGGCATCAAGACATCTAAAAAAACCAGATCCGGATGAACCTTCTTCCATTGTTCCAGTCCATCATTGCCATCCACGGCCTCAATGACCTCATGGCCTTTTGAGCGCAATGCACGACTCAGAGATCTGCGAACAAGAGCCTCATCATCAATCACCAAAAACTTCACAATAACCTCACAATAACTTAAGCCCTAAAGACTTTTCTGCGGAAGGGTTATTACAAAACAGGCCCCATGAGGTTTTATGTTTCGCACCTCAATGCCACCACCGAATTTCTCGATGATAGACTTAGACATACTTAACCCAAGACCCGTGCCATGTCCTTCTTTTTTTGTCGTGAAGAAGGGCTCAAAAATACGACGCTGAATTTCCACCGGGATGCCAGGTCCCGTGTCTTCAATTTCCAAAACAATTTTATTGCCGTCTTGGCGAGAACTCACACTCAAACGACCTGGATCCTTCATCGCCTGACAAGCATTGTTAATTAGATTGAACACCACTTGCTGTACCAAATGCGGCTCCACCAGAACAGTCTTATCCAGAGTCTGCAAATTCACGTCAAGACGATGTGTGCGCAGAGCCGACTTCACCATTGGCAAAGTTCTTTCCACAATCTCATCCACGCTAATATATTCAGCCGGCTGGTCTTCACCTTTTGAAAAGTCGAGGAGGTTTTTGATGATTCGTTGTGAACGTGCCGTGGCCTTTTCAATTTCCAGCAAATCCGAATAGAGATGCGATTTTTGATCAGCTTCCTGCAATAGCACCTGACTCAAAGAGCGCAAACCTGTCAGAGGATTATTAAGCTCATGGGCAATGTTTCCAGCCAACAAACCAATCGCGCCCATCTTTTCATTCTGCAGCATTCGCAAATAGAGTTCACGTGACTGGGTGATATCGACATACTGATTCACTACATTCGTAGGATTGCCGCCCTGGTCAAACTGCACCGGATAACTGTGCACCTGAAAGATGCGACCATCCACTTGGATCTGCCCACTTTGGGGCTTGCCCTCTTTGAGGGCTTGCGAAACCGGGCACCCTTCGCACACGCTTTTTCCATGTGCGAAACTTTCGTAGCATTTGTTTTGCAGAAACTTATCACTAAATTTACGATTGGCGCGAACCACGCTGTAGTCAATATCCACGATCGCAATCGGATCCCGCATGCCGTCGAAGGTTTTCTCCCAACGGTACGAGAACGCTGAAAGTTGATTTTCCAAAAGAACACGGTCCAAGGCCATGCTCAAAGGGCGCATTCGATCCGTCATAAAATCAATGAAGGGTCCCATCTCTTTATCGCTTAAAGAATTCTCGATACACAGAATGGCTTCACCCTTGCCACCCAAAAGATGATTGGTGAGGCGAAGCTCTAAGGGCACCACGTAGGCCTTTACAAAAGGACGTCCAAAGTGATTTGCGAAATAGCGCACCAACTCTGCACTTGGAACCTGGGCCGACTTCGGGAATTCAAAACTGACAGTAGATTCAGTTTGCGTAAGATTTCCAAGCTGAAAGCTCATGAAAACTGTTTTGGCCTCTTCCAATCGATAGGCCAAAATGGGATCGCCAATCTTATGAAACTTGCGAATCTCTTTTCTTAAGATCACCAGAATGTCTTCAAAGGAAGTCTGCGTCGCCAAGTCCTTGATAAACCTTAAAAGCTGTCTTTCACGATTGAGCTTATCTCCCTCTTCCTGATGCGACATCTCGATGTACTGAGTTCTTTCATCAACCATGGCTTCCAAGGAATGGGTCAAAGCTTCGAGTTGCTTATTCTGATGCGAGGACTCTCTTAGCAGCAAAGAGCGAGAGAAAAACATGGAGTGCGTCTGCAAAGCATCTTCAAGCTGTGCCCACACCTCGCGCTCTGTGAGCGGCCAACGAATAAAGCGATAGACTTGCGCCTTATTAATCCCCTCGCGCACCTCTTCTTCAGACAGATCAGATGAAATATAAAAACGAGGGGCCATCGGCTGATATAGGCGCGCCTGCACCAACAACTCCAGGCCGTCACCGGTGCCGGAATCCTGGACTAAGATCGAGGAAAATTTCTGAGTTTGTAAAAGCGGCAGAGCTTCCTGGACGGAAGCCCTGATGATGATCTCAACTTCCCTTTTTTGAAAAGGAAAGAAGCGAGGAAGCCTAATTGGCGATACGTTTCCGACCCACAGTATCGGATCCAGTCTGTTTGGATTGGACAGTAGGTCCTGAGTATTCCCCATTGAGTGATTTCTCCAAAGCCTGCAAATGCTCAAACCACATTTGCAGAACGTTGTTTAGATCATACTCTAGGACATCCGCTAAAAGAACAAAATCCTTATTTTCCAAAGCGCGCAAAGCTTCCAAAACCGTTTTCTTGCTTTCATTCTCAGCTTTGAGCCAATCCACTGGACTAGCTACCAAGAACTGGTCGCCCATAAGTTCTTTCAAGGACATTACGCTATCAATCAGGAACTCACAGTTTTGCACGAGATCATGAATGGGCTTTAGCAGACCACTCAATCCCTGGGCGCGCATACGCTTCGAAAGGTTTTCCGTTCGTTGCATCAACTCAGGAAGAGCCTCAATCCAACCGCGCAAGACTGAACTCATCAAGTCGTTGCTGTTCTCAGTCAAATACTCAAGAGTTTCAATTTGCTCCAATGTCACAGTTCCGAAACGCTTTTCATCGGATTCACTGATCTCAAGGCCGTTGATCACATAACGACAAACCACTTGATTGGTGGAACGAAGATCATTCTCGATATCTTTAAAGACGCGAGAAAGATCAACATTGCCGTTATAAAAATTTCTTAGCTCTTCGCCAGATACTTTAAAGCGTTCCATCAACAACCTCCGCCTTCTTTTCTTCTTCTTGAGGAATATAGGCTCGAAGTTGCTGATTAAAGCGTTCATGGACATTCAAAGTTGCGGTGCGAATTTCCTCTTGAGTGCCCGGTGCCACGCGGATTTTCTCTGCATGGTACCAGTTAATAAGAGGACTCATCTCAGGGACGATTCGGCTAATCGTTTTAATGATTTCTTCGCCCTGCTCGATCAAAGGCGCCACTTTTTCAAGTCCCAGCACTGAGATCAAATTGAACTGCTCAATCATGAAGTTATTAACATCTTGAAGCTTCATGGCCGCTTGGATCACCTCCAAACGCTCTGCCATTGGATAACGCCCACCAAGGTAAATGGCTTGAACCAAGTTCCATTGGAAAGCTTCAATCGCTGTTTCGTCCTCCTTGGCATAGCTGACAAGGCCCGAAGTACGAATGACCAGATCCTGATCGACGATCCCCGCCAAAAGCTGGTTAATTGCGGAACCAATTCTGTCTCCGGAAAGATCTTGTTCGGTTTCACCTCTCAAGATGAAAGACAAACTTGCTTTCGGACCGGTTTCCCAGAAATTGACATTGCCAACACTGATATTCATTGTCGGAGTGTCCGTCAAAGAAGCAATGTGAATCGGCGCGCTGTCACATCCAATTAACAAATCAGATCCTTTGATGACTGCAAACAAATCTGAAATTTGTGTGCGCCCGACAAGGTCGAAAATGCGAAGACCTGAACACTGCGAAATAATCTCTCGAGCGTAAATTTGCTCTGCCCCCGCACCGATCAACACAACTGCCGCATTAGGATGAGCATCTGCAATTTGCTGCAAAGCGGTCGCCCAGGTTGTCGAAGACAAAGCTTTGTGTTTTTCACTCGCGCCCACATGCAGGACCATGTAGTTCTCTGGCAGATTGAAGTTATGAGCTTTGATTTCTGGCGCAGCCCAATCCTCCTCAATGTATTCGATATCCAGCATGGCAGCGAAAATATCCGCAAGATGCACACGGTTTGGCTTGTTAATACCCACCTGTGCATAAAAATAGGCGCTCATATCATCAGCGGGACGGAAATAACCGTCATCAAAGCGCGTATAGCCACTCACCCTCGTTGTTTCAGAGGAAAGCGCGTGGGTCAGATAGCTCGAGAAAGGTGAAAAAGTCAGATTGATAATCCAATCATACTTTTCAGCCTGCAAGGGCGCTGTGAAATCACTCATTCTTTGCAGAGCTTCATTGAGGTCGGCATTCTCTTGAACAAGTGGCGCCAGGATGTTGCCACTTGATAATGACAAATGCTTATCAATCGCCGTCAACCCTTCCACCGCTCCTTCAAAACGGGGGCGAGTCAGGAAATGAATCTCTGCATCAGGATGCAAACGGCGTACGGCCCGCACAGCAGGCCAGCTCATATAAATATCACCCAGTCTAGCGAGCTGAAGTATTAGAATTTTCATCTTTAACCTGTTCCTTTGCTAGTTCACTCAAAAGTTTCAAGTTCTCGGCTTCTGCGTTGTAGGACTGACTGTTCGTCAGTTCGTTGTAGGCCTGCTCGAGTTTCTTCAAAGCCACCGATAGATAATTGTCCAATTCCTGTTGCATAGTAGGCTCCTTCCGTGGAGAGGAATTCTAAGTAGCGAGTTAAGTTATTTCTAATTTCAATAAGCTCTCGCACTTCTTCGAGAGCTTGATGAACGCGGTCATAGATCTGCACCGGGTGCGAGAATCTTCCAACCAGGCTTTCCAAGAAATTTTGGAAATAGCCCGCGTCATCTTGTTTTGAGCGCAGGATGTCCTGCCCCACCATAATCAGTTCCGCCAGTTCACTGGATTGAACCGCCTTCTTGGCCAGAAGACTTTCACGCGAAGGCAAAGCTCTTTCTGCGCGCTCCAACCAAGAATTCAATTGCTGAGCCTTCTTCTTAGACTCCACAAGGATCTCAGGGAGGTTCGAGGTCTCCTGATTAAATTTTTGCGCTGCTTGCAGATACAAAGGTTCAATTTCCTGATGTCCTCTGTTCAGATAAAGACTCCACACGGCGCGTTCGAAATCGCGAACCTGTGAAGCTTTCTTTGGCTTCTCCCCGCCAAGTTGGTCCCACACCGCCGCAAAAACCTGATCTACACTTAGATCATCCGCACAAAGATGTGATTTTTGTGTGCAAGCTTGAGAGTGGTTGCACGGGGCGCAAGGCACCGCACTTGTCAGAATTCGACTCGCATCTGTAAAGGCGGAGGTCTTTGAAGGGTCACTGCTGCCAATGGCAATTTCCACCACCGGAGTTCCGATCTGAGCCGCCAAATGTTTAATACTGGTATCACCAGTCACTAAAAGCGCCGCATTTTGCAAATGAGCTTTGGCTTCCACCAAATCACAAATCACCAAATCATCGTCAGCAAAGACCTTCGACAACTGCTCGCGTTCGAAAGAAGCCCCCAAAATACTGACTTTGTAATCAACAAGTCCATTTTCAATTGTTCTTTTCAGTTGCTGGAAATTGTCCAAGCCCCAGTTCTTCTTCACATCGCTGGTAAGGCATTGAAACAAAACCACCTTGGACTTCTTTTTACTCTCGGTCTGAACAAGAGCTTTTTTGGGAGTTGGGATGTCGAAGGAATTACCCAACAACTCAATATAATGAAAGAGGGATTTTTGCGTTCCAGAAAAGCGATCGTTAAAATAACGAAGCCAACGGTTTTCCAAACCTTGGAACTTTCCATTGTCCTGGTACAATCCGCGTTTATCCGGAGAGGTCACAGCCCCTATCAAATAAGCACTGAGTTTATTGTGAGTGAAGTTAAGAACTTGATCATAGTTCTGCCCATTCAATTGGTTTACCAAAGCTTCCAATTGATTATAGGACCAAAGAATATTGAATTCAGCTTCACCCAAGCCTCTTTGGAGAGATTCCCGATCAAAGGTGAAATAACGATCCACCACACCCGAAAGCAATCTTTCGATGCTCGCAAACTGTTTATTGAGCAGGACATGAATCTCAGCATCGGGATGTTTCTCGCGAAGACCACGCAACAGGGGTTCCTGCTGAATGATGTCACCCAAACGCAATAAAGAGACGACCAATATTTTCATCTATTTAACTCCAAAGCCCAAACGCCTATTTCACCAGCTCGCCAAGAGCTCTAAAAATTTGTTTTTTATTTTCGGGCATGACTGAGGCCTCCACGACAGGAAGCACATCTTTAATTGAAAGAAGATTATTGCTTTGGAAATACAAAGCTTTCATATTGATTCCAAATTCAGCAAAATGAAACTTTACTGATTCCGTCGTTCTGCCGGTCAAATGGGCGAAGAACTCTGAATACAGATTCACCTGGCTGCCCCAGCACTCACGGAATGAAATCACATAAGCACGATCACGCACAACATCCGCATAAAGATCTGACTTCATCAAATCCTGTACATTTTCCGCA is part of the Bdellovibrio svalbardensis genome and harbors:
- the rsmD gene encoding 16S rRNA (guanine(966)-N(2))-methyltransferase RsmD — encoded protein: MRIIAGKYRGHQLVAFKADHIRPTTDRVKETLFNKLQFDIGDAKVADLFCGTGNLGIEALSRDARFCTFVEKNPKSLTITRQNLEKLKVPPGSYKIVNMDVISFLKAYTGEAFDIIFADPPFTEKMAHDVMEAASTSAAFGPNTQLAIESQAKERMEDRYGSLVRFSKKDYGDKYLSMFCHESALKEEEDHE
- a CDS encoding response regulator; this translates as MKFLVIDDEALVRRSLSRALRSKGHEVIEAVDGNDGLEQWKKVHPDLVFLDVLMPGLNGPEVLKEMGHLRSGKVVLMSAFAGEHNMETAQQMGADVFVPKPFEDIFAIVKMAEDLLS
- a CDS encoding PAS domain-containing sensor histidine kinase, producing the protein MQARLYQPMAPRFYISSDLSEEEVREGINKAQVYRFIRWPLTEREVWAQLEDALQTHSMFFSRSLLLRESSHQNKQLEALTHSLEAMVDERTQYIEMSHQEEGDKLNRERQLLRFIKDLATQTSFEDILVILRKEIRKFHKIGDPILAYRLEEAKTVFMSFQLGNLTQTESTVSFEFPKSAQVPSAELVRYFANHFGRPFVKAYVVPLELRLTNHLLGGKGEAILCIENSLSDKEMGPFIDFMTDRMRPLSMALDRVLLENQLSAFSYRWEKTFDGMRDPIAIVDIDYSVVRANRKFSDKFLQNKCYESFAHGKSVCEGCPVSQALKEGKPQSGQIQVDGRIFQVHSYPVQFDQGGNPTNVVNQYVDITQSRELYLRMLQNEKMGAIGLLAGNIAHELNNPLTGLRSLSQVLLQEADQKSHLYSDLLEIEKATARSQRIIKNLLDFSKGEDQPAEYISVDEIVERTLPMVKSALRTHRLDVNLQTLDKTVLVEPHLVQQVVFNLINNACQAMKDPGRLSVSSRQDGNKIVLEIEDTGPGIPVEIQRRIFEPFFTTKKEGHGTGLGLSMSKSIIEKFGGGIEVRNIKPHGACFVITLPQKSL
- a CDS encoding glycosyltransferase family 9 protein — its product is MKILILQLARLGDIYMSWPAVRAVRRLHPDAEIHFLTRPRFEGAVEGLTAIDKHLSLSSGNILAPLVQENADLNEALQRMSDFTAPLQAEKYDWIINLTFSPFSSYLTHALSSETTRVSGYTRFDDGYFRPADDMSAYFYAQVGINKPNRVHLADIFAAMLDIEYIEEDWAAPEIKAHNFNLPENYMVLHVGASEKHKALSSTTWATALQQIADAHPNAAVVLIGAGAEQIYAREIISQCSGLRIFDLVGRTQISDLFAVIKGSDLLIGCDSAPIHIASLTDTPTMNISVGNVNFWETGPKASLSFILRGETEQDLSGDRIGSAINQLLAGIVDQDLVIRTSGLVSYAKEDETAIEAFQWNLVQAIYLGGRYPMAERLEVIQAAMKLQDVNNFMIEQFNLISVLGLEKVAPLIEQGEEIIKTISRIVPEMSPLINWYHAEKIRVAPGTQEEIRTATLNVHERFNQQLRAYIPQEEEKKAEVVDGTL
- a CDS encoding glycosyltransferase family 9 protein, encoding MKILVVSLLRLGDIIQQEPLLRGLREKHPDAEIHVLLNKQFASIERLLSGVVDRYFTFDRESLQRGLGEAEFNILWSYNQLEALVNQLNGQNYDQVLNFTHNKLSAYLIGAVTSPDKRGLYQDNGKFQGLENRWLRYFNDRFSGTQKSLFHYIELLGNSFDIPTPKKALVQTESKKKSKVVLFQCLTSDVKKNWGLDNFQQLKRTIENGLVDYKVSILGASFEREQLSKVFADDDLVICDLVEAKAHLQNAALLVTGDTSIKHLAAQIGTPVVEIAIGSSDPSKTSAFTDASRILTSAVPCAPCNHSQACTQKSHLCADDLSVDQVFAAVWDQLGGEKPKKASQVRDFERAVWSLYLNRGHQEIEPLYLQAAQKFNQETSNLPEILVESKKKAQQLNSWLERAERALPSRESLLAKKAVQSSELAELIMVGQDILRSKQDDAGYFQNFLESLVGRFSHPVQIYDRVHQALEEVRELIEIRNNLTRYLEFLSTEGAYYATGIGQLSIGGFEETRAGLQRTDEQSVLQRRSRELETFE
- a CDS encoding polyamine aminopropyltransferase, giving the protein MITFSENHESSLISFEEGQALASLRDPRGEALKWVYSLGAFPSNHVVIVGLGSGFHISALADLDPTVQITVVDSRESLIPVFRSQFPELEGRVNILIAENVQDLMKSDLYADVVRDRAYVISFRECWGSQVNLYSEFFAHLTGRTTESVKFHFAEFGINMKALYFQSNNLLSIKDVLPVVEASVMPENKKQIFRALGELVK